One stretch of Juglans microcarpa x Juglans regia isolate MS1-56 chromosome 3D, Jm3101_v1.0, whole genome shotgun sequence DNA includes these proteins:
- the LOC121254070 gene encoding axial regulator YABBY 4, whose translation MSSVLNHLFDLSEQICYVQCGFCTTILLVSVPCSSLSVVVTVRCGHCTSLLSVNMTNASFLPLHLLTSAFNHEEPNPEENDAQKVLDRRSPSMVASSDHEEEDVISGNHIVNKPPEKRQRAPSAYNRFIKEEIKRLKAENPNMAHKEAFSTAAKNWAHCPAFQSKADEDHYSQSTEENMAINWDSRS comes from the exons ATGTCATCAGTTCTCAATCATCTCTTTGATCTTTCGGAACAGATATGTTACGTGCAATGTGGTTTCTGCACGACCATTTTACTG GTAAGTGTGCCATGTAGCAGCTTGTCCGTGGTGGTAACAGTGAGATGCGGCCACTGCACAAGCCTCCTCTCTGTCAACATGACCAATGCTTCTTTCTTACCTCTCCATCTTTTAACCTCAGCTTTCAACCATGAAGAG CCAAATCCAGAGGAAAATGATGCACAGAAGGTCTTGGACCGGCGCAGCCCATCCATGGTGGCCTCTTCTGACCATGAGGAAGAGGATGTAATCTCCGGGAATCACATCGTTAACAAAC CCCCTGAGAAGAGACAACGAGCTCCATCAGCCTATAACCGCTTCATTAA AGAGGAGATCAAGAGGCTTAAGGCTGAGAATCCAAACATGGCTCACAAGGAAGCTTTCAGCACAGCTGCCAAAAAT TGGGCTCATTGCCCTGCATTTCAGTCCAAAGCAGATGAAGATCACTATAGTCAGAGTACTGAGGAAAACATGGCTATAAATTGGGACTCTCGATCATGA
- the LOC121254071 gene encoding uncharacterized protein LOC121254071 yields the protein MYLNPHFYPCLHCQPHSYIRMVQHLIERCLLLHMSRDQCIKALAEHASIRPLVTLTVWRELQKENKDFFRAYFHVTSSRPLPSRYIQREPKLARRRQWH from the exons ATGTACCTTAACCCTCACTTCTACCCTTGTTTGCATTGCCAACCGCACAGCTACATTAGAATG GTTCAACATCTTATAGAAAGATGCCTTCTCCTTCACATGAGTAGAGACCAATGCATAAAAGCGCTAGCAGAGCACGCAAGCATTAGGCCACTGGTCACACTTAcag TGTGGAGGGAGCTACAAAAAGAGAATAAAGACTTCTTTCGAGCATATTTTCATGTCACTTCTTCGAGACCCTTACCGA GTAGATATATTCAAAGGGAACCAAAGTTAGCAAGAAGGAGACAATGGCATTAG
- the LOC121256622 gene encoding DNA-directed RNA polymerases I, II, and III subunit RPABC5 yields MIIPVRCFTCGKVIGNKWDTYLDLLQSDYSEGDALDALGLVRYCCRRMLMTHVDLIEKLLNYNTLEKNENS; encoded by the exons ATGATCATCCCAGTTCGTTGCTTTACCTGCGGAAAG GTGATTGGTAACAAATGGGACACATATCTTGACCTTCTCCAGTCAGATTACTCCGAAGG AGATGCCCTCGATGCCTTGGGGTTGGTCCGTTATTGCTGTAGGCGAATGCTGATGACTCATGTTGACCTCATTGAGAAGCTTCTGAATTACAATA CTTTGGAGAAGAACGAAAACAGTTGA
- the LOC121254198 gene encoding E3 ubiquitin-protein ligase BOI isoform X1 yields MLGGDNGNPLLPAFLDENRFPYQANASNQLQLFGSLPAGCNADPVNYFGNEHITPIIRPSKRGREMEDISRQQKLQISLNYNPCQDEADRSASIPNPYPVSTGLRLSYDDDERNSSVTSASGSMTATPSIILSLGENIRTELDRQKEEFDHFIKIQEEQLAKGVRDMKQKHIASFLTAIEKGVSKKLREKDIEIENMNRKNRELVERIKQVAMEAQNWHYRAKYNESIVNVLKSNLQQAISQGAEQGKEGFGDSEVDDTASYIDPNNLLSIPGGPAKSFPRNNLGLKEHVACRACKAKEVSMLLMPCRHLCLCKDCEGLVSVCPVCQLMKTGSVQVFLS; encoded by the exons ATGTTGGGAGGAGACAATGGTAATCCTTTGCTTCCTGCTTTCCTGGATGAGAATCGTTTCCCGTATCAGGCTAATGCATCAAATCAGCTGCAGTTATTTGGCAGTC TGCCAGCTGGATGTAATGCCGATCCagtaaattattttggaaatgAGCATATTACTCCTATTATTCGGCCAAGCAAACGAGGCAGGGAAATGGAAGATATCTCAAGGCAGCAAAAACTTCAGATATCCTTGAATTATAATCCCTGTCAAGATGAAGCTGATCGTTCAGCAAGCATTCCGAACCCATACCCGGTATCAACAGGGCTAAGGCTatcatatgatgatgatgagcgTAACTCATCAGTTACTTCTGCTAGTGGAAGTATGACGGCTACACCTTCAATCATCTTGTCCCTTGGTGAAAATATTAGAACTGAGCTTGATAGGCAGAAAGAAGAATTTGaccattttatcaaaattcag GAGGAACAGTTGGCAAAGGGGGTGAGGGACATGAAGCAGAAACACATTGCTTCTTTCCTTACTGCTATAGAGAAAGGTGTAAGCAAAAAGCTACGGGAGAAAGACATTGAGATAGAGAACATGAACCGTAAGAACAGGGAACTGGTAGAGAGAATAAAGCAGGTAGCAATGGAAGCCCAGAATTGGCACTATAGAGCAAAGTACAATGAATCAATTGTTAATGTCTTGAAGAGCAACCTCCAGCAGGCAATTTCACAGGGTGCTGAACAAGGGAAGGAAGGATTTGGAGACAGTGAAGTCGATGACACTGCCTCGTATATCGACCCAAACAACTTGCTGAGCATTCCAGGTGGACCTGCAAAATCATTTCCCAGGAATAACCTAGGGTTGAAAGAGCACGTTGCTTGTAGAGCATGCAAGGCAAAGGAGGTCTCCATGTTGTTGATGCCTTGTCGGCACCTGTGTTTATGCAAGGACTGTGAGGGGTTGGTTAGTGTTTGTCCTGTATGCCAGTTGATGAAAACTGGCAGTGTCCAAGTGTTTCTATCCTAA
- the LOC121254198 gene encoding probable BOI-related E3 ubiquitin-protein ligase 2 isoform X2 — translation MNFLILTFSCSILVPAGCNADPVNYFGNEHITPIIRPSKRGREMEDISRQQKLQISLNYNPCQDEADRSASIPNPYPVSTGLRLSYDDDERNSSVTSASGSMTATPSIILSLGENIRTELDRQKEEFDHFIKIQEEQLAKGVRDMKQKHIASFLTAIEKGVSKKLREKDIEIENMNRKNRELVERIKQVAMEAQNWHYRAKYNESIVNVLKSNLQQAISQGAEQGKEGFGDSEVDDTASYIDPNNLLSIPGGPAKSFPRNNLGLKEHVACRACKAKEVSMLLMPCRHLCLCKDCEGLVSVCPVCQLMKTGSVQVFLS, via the exons AtgaattttcttatattaaCTTTTAGTTGCAGCATATtgg TGCCAGCTGGATGTAATGCCGATCCagtaaattattttggaaatgAGCATATTACTCCTATTATTCGGCCAAGCAAACGAGGCAGGGAAATGGAAGATATCTCAAGGCAGCAAAAACTTCAGATATCCTTGAATTATAATCCCTGTCAAGATGAAGCTGATCGTTCAGCAAGCATTCCGAACCCATACCCGGTATCAACAGGGCTAAGGCTatcatatgatgatgatgagcgTAACTCATCAGTTACTTCTGCTAGTGGAAGTATGACGGCTACACCTTCAATCATCTTGTCCCTTGGTGAAAATATTAGAACTGAGCTTGATAGGCAGAAAGAAGAATTTGaccattttatcaaaattcag GAGGAACAGTTGGCAAAGGGGGTGAGGGACATGAAGCAGAAACACATTGCTTCTTTCCTTACTGCTATAGAGAAAGGTGTAAGCAAAAAGCTACGGGAGAAAGACATTGAGATAGAGAACATGAACCGTAAGAACAGGGAACTGGTAGAGAGAATAAAGCAGGTAGCAATGGAAGCCCAGAATTGGCACTATAGAGCAAAGTACAATGAATCAATTGTTAATGTCTTGAAGAGCAACCTCCAGCAGGCAATTTCACAGGGTGCTGAACAAGGGAAGGAAGGATTTGGAGACAGTGAAGTCGATGACACTGCCTCGTATATCGACCCAAACAACTTGCTGAGCATTCCAGGTGGACCTGCAAAATCATTTCCCAGGAATAACCTAGGGTTGAAAGAGCACGTTGCTTGTAGAGCATGCAAGGCAAAGGAGGTCTCCATGTTGTTGATGCCTTGTCGGCACCTGTGTTTATGCAAGGACTGTGAGGGGTTGGTTAGTGTTTGTCCTGTATGCCAGTTGATGAAAACTGGCAGTGTCCAAGTGTTTCTATCCTAA